The segment GCTCGGCCATTCGATGGGCGGCCTGATCGCGACGGCGTACGTGCTCGAGCGCAAGCCGCAGCCCGACCTGCTCATTCTTTCCGGGCCGGCCATCGTTCCGATCCTCGAAGCCGGAGATCGGCGGATCGACGCGACGCGTCTAACGCGTGATCCGAAGGAGCAGCAGGCCTATCTCGACGATCCGCTGGTGCTTCGGGAGCGGGTTCGCGAGGAGCTGTTCTACCGTCTGGCGGAAGGCATCGGACTTCTGGTCGGACGCGCGTCCGAGATCGCGCAGCCGCTGCTTCTCATCCACGGCACCGACGATCGTCTTTGCAGCGCGGAAGGCGCCGAAGCGTACGTTCGTGCTTCGAGCTCTCACGACGTCACCGTCAAGCTTTACCCGGAAGGGCGGCACGAGATGCTGAACGAGATCAACCGCGACGAGGTCATGAACGATCTCTGGCAATGGCTCGACGCGAGAATTCTGCCGGCGGAATGAGACATCGCGCCGCCCGTGCGCGTCGTCGCATCGCTGGCACCGTCGATCTTGCCGTCGATGAGCTGAATTGAACCGCTCGGCCACGACCGCTAGGCTCCGCGCTCCCATGGAAGAAAAGGTTGTCTTTGTCGTCGGGTCTCCGCGCTCGGGGTCCACGATGCTCGCGCGCATGATTTCGTCGCACTCGCTGGTGTATGGACGGCCCGAGCCGCACCTGCTGACACCGCTCGCGCACCTCGGCTACTTCGCGAACGTCGACAAGGCGCCGTACGACCATGTGCTTGCAGCCGAATCGATGAAAGAATTCGTCGCGGACCTGCCCGGCGGCGAGCAGGACTACGTCGACGCGTGCCGCGCCTATACGGACACGCTCTACCACCGCATGCTCGCGACCAGACCGAACAAGCGCTACTTCCTCGACAAGACTCCGGCCTACGCGCTGGTGCTCGACTTCATTGCGCGCATCTATCCTGACGCGAAATTCGTCGTGCTGACGCGGCATCCGCTCGCCGTGTTCAGCTCGTTCGCCGAATCGTTCTTCGACAGCGACTACCAGGTGGCTCACGCGTACAACCCGATCACCGAGCGTTACGTGCCGGCGATCGCGAAGTTCCTGCGCGAGAAAAAGGCTCCGATCCACCAGGTGATCTACGAGCAGCTGGTTGCCGATCCCGACGCGGTGATGAAGGGCGTGTTCGAGTTCCTCGGCATTCCGCACGAGGCTTCGGCGGTGGACTACGGAAAGCACGAGCACGAAGGCAAAGGGCTCGGCGATCCGATCGGAGTTGCCAAACACACGCGGCCGTCGACCGCCTCGCTTCACAAGTGGGCGGGCGAGGTCAGCGGCGATCCGGCACGCCTCGCGCTGTGCCGTCAGATCGTGGCGCGGCTCGATCCGGCCGATCTCGAGATCTGGGGACATCCGCTCGAGACGTTCTGGAAACCGCTCGACGACCTCGCCGGAAAATCCGTTGCACCGAGGCCGAAGAAGCTCGACCGCTACCGGCTCGAGCGCAAGGCCATCGTCGTGCTGCGCGGACAGGTGCAGAAGCGCGAAGCGCTGCGCAATCTTCTGAAAAGGCTGCGGCTCGGCGCGGACGTGCTGTTGCGCGAATAGTGGCGCCGGCGGCTCGCGCCGGAGCGGCGGCGAGTGTCGCGCAACTTCTGCTGCCCTGCTACGGATAGAGGCCGCGAAGCTTGCGCGCGGTCAGGATGCGCTCGCAGGCAATCGCGAACGCCGCGGTTCGCAGCTCGATATGGTGCGCGGCCGCATGCTCCCAGATCCTGCGCAGCGCATCGATCAGCACCTTGTCGAGCCGCACGTTGATCTCATCCTCGGTCCAGAAAAAGCTCGAGAAGTCCTGCACCCATTCGAAGTAGCTGACGGTTACGCCGCCGGCATTGCAGATTACGTCGGGCACGACCGTGATTCCGCGCCGTGCAAGCACCGGTTCCGCTTCGGAGAGCGTGGGGCCGTTGGCGCCTTCGAGCACGAGCCTTGCTGTGATGCGTTCGGCGCGCGCTGCGGTGATCTGCCCCTCGAGCGCTGCCGGGATCAGGATGTCGCACTCGACATCCCAGAAATCCTCCGTGACGATGACTTCGGCACCGCCGTCGTTTTCGGCGAAGGACTGGAGATTTCCGTCGCGACGGACGGCTGCCATCAGCCTGGACATGTCCATGCCGTCGGGGCTCGCAATGGTGCCGGTCTGGTCCTGCACGGCGACGATCTTTGCCCCCGCGCCGGCCATCATTTCGGCAGCAGCCGAGCCGACGTTGCCGAATCCCTGCACGGCCACGCGGGCGCCGTCGAGATCGAGCCCGATCCGGCGCGCCGCTTCGCGTCCCGTGATGAATACGCCGCGTCCGGTCGCCTTGTTGCGCCCGAGCGACCCGCCGAGATCGATGGGCTTGCCGGTGACGACGCCGGTCGCGGTCGAGTGCGTGTTCATCGAATAGGTATCCATGATCCACGCCATGACTTGCGCATTGGTGTTAACGTCGGGAGCGGGGATGTCCTGCTGCGGTCCGATGATGATGCCGATCTCGCTCGTGTAACGGCGCGTGATTCGCTCGAGCTCTTTCATCGACAGAAGCGCCGGGTCGACGCGGATTCCGCCCTTGGCTCCGCCGAACGGAAGATTGACCGCCGCGTTCTTGATCGTCATCCACGCGGCCAGCGCCATGACTTCTTCCAGCGTGACCTGCGGATGGAACCGGACGCCGCCTTTTCCCGGGCCTCGCGACAGGTTGTGCTGCACGCGGTAGCCTTCGAAATGCCGGACCGTGCCGTCGTCCATCTCGATCGGAATGTCGACGATCAGCGCGCGCTTCGGATGCCGAAGCGTCTCGACCAAGCGCGCGAGCTCTCCGAGATACGGCACTACGCGGTCGATCTGCGCGAGGTATGTGCCCCACGGACTCTGCGTGGTCGGATGGATGTACGAAAGCTCCGGCTGCACGGCGCCGGGCGCGGAGCTCGTGTTGATCTCGGGTGCGGGCGCGATGTGTTTACGCGGGGGAGTCATTGACGTTCGGTGGCCCTGGTCACGAATGTGCTCCGTGCCGCGCGCGTTGTCGAAGCGGAGGCGGTCGCATCGGTACTCGGTCGGGGAGGCAGGCGATCAGCTTCCGCAACGCTGGCCAAGGTCGCGCAGATCCTCGGCCGTAAGCCGGCTGGTGCGGCTCGAGTTGAGGCCGTACATGATCGATTCGGGGTTATCGTTGTGCATCAGCCCGATCGCATGACCGAGCTCGTGCGCGAGCACGTGGATGAGGTCGTCACTGTTCGTATACTCGTAGATGTCGATGCGCATTCCGTGCACGTCGCGCGTGAACAGCCCCTGCTTGAACTCGCGTCCGGCCGTCGTGTTGATCGCAGCGACATTCGCGTTGACGCGCTCGGCGAGAGCATTGTGCCGGCTGGAAAGCCGGTTGGCGCGCTCGGCAAGCGAGTTGACCATGAGACGATCCTGCTCGAGCTCTGCAGCTGCAGCGCTGAGCGTGTCGCGCTCCTGCACGATCGATCGGTATTCTGCCGGCGGCGCGCCGCCGCGCGCATTCCACAGATCGACAGTGCGATTGTGATCGGCGAGGCGCGCTTCGTAAGCCGACTGCTTTCTGAGGTGCGTGCTCTTCGCACGCTGATAGCGCGCGGTGGCCGCGTCGTAGCGCGCCTTGAGGCGTTCGGTCCGGCTTCCGGTGCGCTCGATGCGTCGCTTGCGGAAGCTGTTCTCCTGCGCGACGCGCTGCCGGTTGTCATAAATGAAGTTGACGACGACGTCCCCTTGCGGGTCGTACTCGAGCAGACCCCGATAAGGCGATTTTTCCCAGATGCCTTCGGCCTCGGTGAGCGCCGCGTGCACGTCCTCGGTGGAAAGCCCGAAGCGGCTGTCGACCCGGCCGATCCGATAGGTGAGGGGGCTCGTGCACGGCGGCTGCCACGTCGCCACTGCGTATCCGGCCACGAACAGCAGCGCACCGCCAAGAAATTTCTTCACCACGGAATCGATCGTAGCCCAGGCTGTGCGCGAGATCGCCCTTGCGACGTGCCCGCCTGCGGCTCAGGCGGCTTTGCTGTTGACCGCCTTGCCGACACCAACGAGCAGCTTGACGGCGTCGCCGAGCCCGTCGACCGACAGCGGGAACATCGGATACATGCGCTTGAGGATCCGCGTCGTGTGCGTGCGGTCCCAGCTTTTCTGCGGCTCCGGGTTGAGCCAGACCGCGCGGTCGAAGTGCTCGTGGATGCGCTGCATCCATTCGATGCCGGGAGTCGCCGTGGTTACGCGAGGGTCGATGCCGCCGTACGGCTCGAGCAGCTCGGCCGGATGCATGGCCGCGTCACCGACGACGATCACCTTCCAGTACGGCTCGTGCAGCCGCAGCACCTGCGTGGTTGCGACCGCCGAGTCGCGCGTCAGGCGGGCGCTCGTGTAGACATGGTCGTAGATGCAGTTGTGAAAATAGAACGACTCGAAGGCCTTGAGCCCGCGCTCCTCGTGGAGCGCCGTCAGCAGGCGGCTGACGGGCTCGAACCACGGCGACATCGTGCCGCCGACGTCCATCAGCAGCAGCACGCGCACGTCGTTGCGGCGCGGAGCGCGAAACACCATCTCGATCTCGCCGGCGTTCCTGCACGTCTCGTCGACGGTTTCGTCGATGTCGAGCTCAGTCGCGTTGCCGCGACGGGTAAGC is part of the Candidatus Limnocylindrales bacterium genome and harbors:
- a CDS encoding lysophospholipase — its product is MPARSVATTSKHAVRTTEGTFQGAHGVSIFRRAWLPEVTPRAALVLAHGMSEHSGRYDPLGRFLAAGGVAVHALDHRGHGRSGGEMGTVEEFSYFLDDLSTFHSLVRAEHPAGPLVLLGHSMGGLIATAYVLERKPQPDLLILSGPAIVPILEAGDRRIDATRLTRDPKEQQAYLDDPLVLRERVREELFYRLAEGIGLLVGRASEIAQPLLLIHGTDDRLCSAEGAEAYVRASSSHDVTVKLYPEGRHEMLNEINRDEVMNDLWQWLDARILPAE
- a CDS encoding sulfotransferase, with the protein product MEEKVVFVVGSPRSGSTMLARMISSHSLVYGRPEPHLLTPLAHLGYFANVDKAPYDHVLAAESMKEFVADLPGGEQDYVDACRAYTDTLYHRMLATRPNKRYFLDKTPAYALVLDFIARIYPDAKFVVLTRHPLAVFSSFAESFFDSDYQVAHAYNPITERYVPAIAKFLREKKAPIHQVIYEQLVADPDAVMKGVFEFLGIPHEASAVDYGKHEHEGKGLGDPIGVAKHTRPSTASLHKWAGEVSGDPARLALCRQIVARLDPADLEIWGHPLETFWKPLDDLAGKSVAPRPKKLDRYRLERKAIVVLRGQVQKREALRNLLKRLRLGADVLLRE
- a CDS encoding VWA domain-containing protein, whose translation is MFLELFYGLRDADVPVGTQEWLTLMEAVEKGLHGSSLKRFYHLSRACLIKHEGHFDAFDRVFAKVFHGIEGSLDSLTDEVLEWLKEAKDFPQLTPEQLAELERMAGDELMRRFLETLAEQDEQHDGGGKWVGTGGRSPYGHGGVHPTGIRVGGPGRSRSAMKVAEERHFQDYRTDVRLDVRQLKVALRRLRQLTRRGNATELDIDETVDETCRNAGEIEMVFRAPRRNDVRVLLLMDVGGTMSPWFEPVSRLLTALHEERGLKAFESFYFHNCIYDHVYTSARLTRDSAVATTQVLRLHEPYWKVIVVGDAAMHPAELLEPYGGIDPRVTTATPGIEWMQRIHEHFDRAVWLNPEPQKSWDRTHTTRILKRMYPMFPLSVDGLGDAVKLLVGVGKAVNSKAA
- a CDS encoding Glu/Leu/Phe/Val dehydrogenase, whose translation is MTPPRKHIAPAPEINTSSAPGAVQPELSYIHPTTQSPWGTYLAQIDRVVPYLGELARLVETLRHPKRALIVDIPIEMDDGTVRHFEGYRVQHNLSRGPGKGGVRFHPQVTLEEVMALAAWMTIKNAAVNLPFGGAKGGIRVDPALLSMKELERITRRYTSEIGIIIGPQQDIPAPDVNTNAQVMAWIMDTYSMNTHSTATGVVTGKPIDLGGSLGRNKATGRGVFITGREAARRIGLDLDGARVAVQGFGNVGSAAAEMMAGAGAKIVAVQDQTGTIASPDGMDMSRLMAAVRRDGNLQSFAENDGGAEVIVTEDFWDVECDILIPAALEGQITAARAERITARLVLEGANGPTLSEAEPVLARRGITVVPDVICNAGGVTVSYFEWVQDFSSFFWTEDEINVRLDKVLIDALRRIWEHAAAHHIELRTAAFAIACERILTARKLRGLYP
- a CDS encoding M57 family metalloprotease, which translates into the protein MKKFLGGALLFVAGYAVATWQPPCTSPLTYRIGRVDSRFGLSTEDVHAALTEAEGIWEKSPYRGLLEYDPQGDVVVNFIYDNRQRVAQENSFRKRRIERTGSRTERLKARYDAATARYQRAKSTHLRKQSAYEARLADHNRTVDLWNARGGAPPAEYRSIVQERDTLSAAAAELEQDRLMVNSLAERANRLSSRHNALAERVNANVAAINTTAGREFKQGLFTRDVHGMRIDIYEYTNSDDLIHVLAHELGHAIGLMHNDNPESIMYGLNSSRTSRLTAEDLRDLGQRCGS